From Streptomyces sp. NBC_00775, one genomic window encodes:
- a CDS encoding nucleobase:cation symporter-2 family protein: MMSAKKRAPFGRLAVLGLQHVLVMYTGCVTVPLVFGAAAGLDASTIALLINADLLVAGVVTMIQGAGVGRVLGVRMPVMAGAAFTAVTPMILIAGEYGLQAVYGSMIAAGIFGLLAAWPFAKAARFFPPLVSGVVITVVGLALISVGVNLVVGSDPKAADYAAPSRLALAALVVIVILLVARFGRGFLAQTGVLLGLLAGTAVAVPLGLVDLSAARGADWIGVSAPFHFGAPEFPPVAVISMCVVMLVLFAESTADLIAVAELTGKELTTADMARGLAADGLSGVLGGVMNAFIDTVFAQNVGLVSMTRVRSRHVATVAGAILVALGLVPKLGAVVAGLPGPVVGAAGLVMFATVAAVGISTLRKVEFEGTHNLLIVAVSIGVGMAPDVAPDLYSRFPDGVRIVLGSPVTSATLIAFGLNLAFNRTRPARTADDETVAEKQTRPTTTTPAEYVP, translated from the coding sequence ATGATGTCCGCGAAAAAGCGGGCGCCGTTCGGGCGGCTCGCGGTGCTGGGTCTCCAGCACGTTCTGGTGATGTACACAGGCTGTGTCACGGTGCCGCTCGTCTTCGGCGCGGCCGCCGGGCTCGATGCCTCGACCATCGCTCTGCTCATCAATGCGGACCTGCTGGTCGCGGGCGTCGTCACGATGATCCAGGGCGCGGGCGTCGGGCGGGTGCTCGGCGTCCGCATGCCCGTGATGGCCGGTGCGGCCTTCACCGCCGTCACGCCGATGATCCTGATCGCCGGTGAGTACGGGCTCCAGGCCGTATACGGTTCGATGATCGCCGCCGGGATCTTCGGCCTGCTCGCCGCCTGGCCGTTCGCCAAGGCGGCGCGCTTCTTCCCGCCGCTGGTGAGCGGTGTGGTGATCACCGTGGTCGGCCTGGCGCTGATCAGTGTCGGCGTCAACCTTGTCGTCGGCAGCGACCCCAAGGCGGCGGACTACGCGGCGCCGTCGCGCCTCGCCCTCGCCGCCCTCGTCGTCATCGTGATCCTGCTGGTGGCGAGGTTCGGCCGGGGCTTTCTGGCCCAGACCGGCGTCCTGCTCGGGCTGCTGGCCGGCACCGCGGTCGCGGTACCGCTGGGTCTGGTGGACCTGTCCGCCGCCCGTGGCGCCGACTGGATCGGGGTGAGCGCTCCGTTCCATTTCGGCGCGCCCGAGTTCCCGCCGGTCGCGGTCATCTCCATGTGTGTCGTGATGCTGGTCCTGTTCGCCGAGTCGACCGCGGACCTGATCGCGGTCGCCGAACTCACCGGCAAGGAGCTGACGACCGCGGACATGGCGCGCGGGCTGGCCGCCGACGGACTGTCCGGGGTGCTCGGCGGAGTGATGAACGCCTTCATCGACACCGTCTTCGCCCAGAACGTGGGCCTGGTGTCGATGACCCGGGTGCGCAGCCGCCATGTGGCCACCGTCGCGGGCGCCATCCTGGTTGCCCTGGGCCTGGTTCCCAAGCTGGGGGCGGTGGTGGCCGGGCTGCCCGGACCGGTCGTGGGCGCCGCGGGACTGGTCATGTTCGCCACGGTCGCCGCCGTCGGCATCAGCACACTGCGCAAGGTCGAGTTCGAGGGAACGCACAACCTGCTGATCGTCGCCGTGTCGATCGGCGTGGGCATGGCGCCCGACGTGGCACCGGACCTCTACTCCCGTTTCCCGGACGGTGTGCGCATCGTGCTGGGCTCACCGGTGACGAGCGCGACCCTGATCGCGTTCGGGCTGAACCTGGCCTTCAACCGGACCCGCCCGGCACGCACGGC
- a CDS encoding isopenicillin N synthase family dioxygenase, which translates to MTDITTRAVPHTTPRSTYGLAELDKETHMGGAGTETTAREIRRIDLSDFEARKAEITEELWAAATNIGFFQLVNHGIEQALVDEAFTNAEGFFALPEAHKARHGLKKGLNSGWESMTQVRPSVGTPDQKESYQVTRPHMEGLWPDDVLPEFRLRALDFETRCREVAMRVLSCFADKLGFAGDFFTRAHDPQSTHYQSTLRMLHYFAIPEDAEPDPNVWRAGAHTDFDCLTLLFQRDGQGGLQVCPGKEAEAQEWTPVVPSADAITCNIGDMLMRWSDDRLPSNFHRVKSPGPGEDRGARYSIAFFAQADRDVVIEGPDGRYPPITAEQYIQQRIAANFAR; encoded by the coding sequence ATGACTGACATCACGACGCGTGCTGTGCCGCACACGACGCCTCGATCGACGTACGGCCTTGCCGAACTCGACAAGGAAACCCACATGGGCGGGGCCGGAACCGAGACCACGGCGCGGGAGATCCGCCGCATCGACCTCTCCGACTTCGAGGCCCGCAAGGCCGAGATCACCGAGGAGCTGTGGGCGGCGGCCACGAACATCGGGTTCTTCCAGCTGGTCAACCACGGCATCGAACAGGCCCTGGTGGACGAGGCGTTCACGAACGCCGAGGGATTTTTCGCGCTGCCCGAGGCCCACAAGGCCCGGCATGGGCTGAAGAAGGGCCTCAACTCCGGGTGGGAGTCCATGACCCAGGTCAGGCCGTCCGTCGGGACACCGGACCAGAAGGAGTCGTACCAGGTCACCCGCCCTCACATGGAGGGGCTCTGGCCCGACGACGTCCTGCCCGAATTCCGGCTGCGCGCCCTCGACTTCGAGACGCGCTGCCGCGAGGTGGCGATGCGGGTCCTGTCCTGCTTCGCCGACAAGCTGGGCTTCGCCGGCGACTTCTTCACCCGCGCCCACGACCCTCAGAGCACGCACTACCAGTCCACCCTGCGGATGCTGCACTACTTCGCGATCCCCGAGGACGCCGAGCCCGACCCGAACGTGTGGCGGGCCGGTGCGCACACCGACTTCGACTGCCTGACCCTGCTCTTCCAGCGGGACGGGCAGGGCGGGCTGCAGGTGTGCCCGGGAAAGGAGGCCGAGGCCCAGGAGTGGACTCCCGTGGTGCCCTCGGCAGACGCCATCACCTGCAACATCGGCGACATGCTGATGCGGTGGAGCGACGACCGGCTTCCGTCCAACTTCCACCGGGTCAAGTCCCCGGGTCCCGGCGAGGACCGGGGCGCCCGCTACAGCATCGCCTTCTTCGCCCAGGCAGACCGGGACGTGGTGATCGAGGGGCCGGACGGCCGGTATCCGCCGATCACGGCGGAGCAGTACATCCAGCAGCGCATCGCTGCCAACTTCGCACGATAG